The following is a genomic window from Alkalilimnicola sp. S0819.
AGTTCAGGCGGCGCTGTTCGGCGGCATCAGCCATGAGACTCCCGGGTGCTCAGACCCCGTCCACCTGCGGATGGGTGCGTTCGGCGCCCTGCATGACCTTGTTCAAGGCGTTCAGATAGGCCTTGGCCGAGGCGATGACGATATCGGTATCGGAACCCTGCCCGTTGACCACGCGCCCGGCTTTCTCCACCCGTACGCTCACCTCGCCCTGGGAATCGGTGCCGCTGGTGATGTTGTTCACGGCATAGAGCAGCAGTTCGGTGCCGCTTTGCAGGATCTGGTCGATGGCTCGGAAAGCCGCATCCACCGGGCCGCTGCCCGCGGCCTTGGCCCGACGCTCCTCGCCGTCCACCGACAGGACCAACTCGGCCTCCGGGCGCTCGCCGGTCTCGGAGCACACGCGCAGTGACTGCAGGCGCACCCGCTCGTTCTCCAGCGACCAGGTGGCCTCGCTCACCAGGGCCTGCAGGTCCTCGTCAAAGATCTCGTGCTTCTTGTCGGCCAGGTCCTTGAAGCGCACGAAAGCCTCGTTGAGCTGCTCTTCCGAATCGAAGGCCACACCCAGCTCCTGCAGGCGGCTGCGGAACGCGTTGCGACCCGAGTGCTTGCCCAACACCATGCGGTTCGCGCCCCAGCCCACATCCTCGGCGCGCATGATTTCGTAGGTCTCGCGGTGTTTGAGCACCCCGTCCTGATGAATGCCGGATTCGTGGGCGAAGGCATTGGCACCGACGATGGCCTTGTTGGGCTGCACGGCGAAGCCGGTGATATTGGAGACCAGCCGGGAGGTGGGCACGATCTCTTGAGCGTTGATGTCGGTCTTGCAGGGAAACACGTCCTGACGGGTGCGCACCGCCATCACCAGCTCTTCCAGCGCCGCATTGCCGGCCCGCTCACCCAGCCCGTTGATGGTGCACTCCACCTGGCGCGCGCCGTTCAGCACCGCGGACAGGGAGTTGGCCACCGCCACGCCCAGGTCGTTGTGGCAATGCACCGACCAGACCGCCTTGTCCGCATTGGGCACATTCTCGCGCAGGCGGCGGATCAAGCCGCCGAACTGGTCGGGCAGGTTATAGCCCACGGTATCGGGAATGTTGACGGTGCGCGCCCCGGCGTCGATCACCGCTTCCAGAATCCGGCACAGGAAATCGAATTCGGAGCGACCGGCATCCTCGGGGGAAAATTCCACATCGTCGGTGAGCTGGCGGGCCTGCTTCACCGAGCGCACCGCCTGCTCCACCACCTCGTCCGGCTCCAGCTGGAGCTTCATCTTCATGTGGATCGGCGAGGTGGCGATGAAGGTGTGGATGCGCCCGGCTGCAGCATCTCGCAGGGCCTCGCCGGCACGGGCGATATCCGCCTCGCGGGCACGGGCCAGGCCGCAGACGATGCTCTCGCGCACCGTGCGCGCCACCGCCTGCACGGATTCGAAGTCCCCATTGCTGGCGGCGGGGAAGCCGGCCTCGATCACATCCACCCGCAGGCGCTCCAGGGCGCGGGCGATGCGGACCTTCTCCTCCCTGGTCATGGAGGCACCAGGGCTCTGCTCGCCATCGCGCAGCGTGGTGTCGAAAATGATCAGTTTCTCTTTATCGCTC
Proteins encoded in this region:
- a CDS encoding 2-isopropylmalate synthase — its product is MSDKEKLIIFDTTLRDGEQSPGASMTREEKVRIARALERLRVDVIEAGFPAASNGDFESVQAVARTVRESIVCGLARAREADIARAGEALRDAAAGRIHTFIATSPIHMKMKLQLEPDEVVEQAVRSVKQARQLTDDVEFSPEDAGRSEFDFLCRILEAVIDAGARTVNIPDTVGYNLPDQFGGLIRRLRENVPNADKAVWSVHCHNDLGVAVANSLSAVLNGARQVECTINGLGERAGNAALEELVMAVRTRQDVFPCKTDINAQEIVPTSRLVSNITGFAVQPNKAIVGANAFAHESGIHQDGVLKHRETYEIMRAEDVGWGANRMVLGKHSGRNAFRSRLQELGVAFDSEEQLNEAFVRFKDLADKKHEIFDEDLQALVSEATWSLENERVRLQSLRVCSETGERPEAELVLSVDGEERRAKAAGSGPVDAAFRAIDQILQSGTELLLYAVNNITSGTDSQGEVSVRVEKAGRVVNGQGSDTDIVIASAKAYLNALNKVMQGAERTHPQVDGV